Genomic segment of Salvia hispanica cultivar TCC Black 2014 chromosome 2, UniMelb_Shisp_WGS_1.0, whole genome shotgun sequence:
ACGTGCTAAGATCATCGGAGATTGGCCTTATGCGATTCAACGGTCATATGGGCCGTATTATAATGTACATAAATTGTGTATgcatataatatcattaaatttaattgaatttaactaaaagttagttttgttatttaatgtAAGGGtaactatttttaaagtcaccaactttccatgaatttcagtttttcccacgaacgttaaaaagttcgtgtaatgtcacgaactttattgtcgGTTGTTATTTTCCCATGTCAGGTTTTCCGATCTGATTCAAACTATTCATTgcctattaagacaatgtccaaattcttttatcttactatcgttATTTTCATCTTTAAAATAGTTTCGCGTGAGTACCTTGTACGCCCCAATCggaactcggatgaagaagttatagCCATTTGATGAAGGCTGCAACCTTGTACTATcataatggccataacttcttcatgcGAGTTTcgattgaggcgtacaaggtagtcacgcgaagctatttcaaagacgaaaataacgatagtaagataaaagaatttggacattgtcttaataggcaacgaacagtttgaatcagaccGGAAAACCTGACATGGGAAAATGATAACTGAAAATATAGTTCGTGATATTacacgaactttaaaaagttcgtgggaaaaaccatAATTCATGAAAAGTTggtgactttaaaagcagttaccccTTTAATGTATTATATGTAGCAGTAAGAAAGAAGTGATATAGAAATTTATGTCAAATCATAGCATGATTTCGAGCTCGATTcgaattaattatacaatatttagtaagaaaaaatatatacttttaacttacaaatatttaagttaaaattttaatttttttcaaagtgttgcaaaatattaatataaaatttattttagattaattaatgtttataagttaattttcaatataaaatattaaaaaaaagtttaattatatatgtacaatttatgtacatttatcacTATCTGACTGATTAATTGTTGTAACATTATTCATAGACCCGAAACTACTGATTAATTGTTGATTAAGtgagatatttattgaatcttagttgctttaaaaaaaattaaatacgtATACAAAATTAGAATGAGATTACATATAAGATGACAATTCACAGCGATATTTCATTTGACTTTGTAgaaaaaagtgtgactctcATGAAATCATCAAgaaatttcttctttcttttttctttctaaatttCGATCTCCATTGCTATTCTCGCGCTGCCTGCGGATCGAGGTTAAGCAGCTAAGGTGACGTATTCTTCCATATCCATGTTTCCTTCAGTCTAAGATTGGAATTTCACAATTTGGGTTGACTCGCAAATTTGAACTGTGTTTGtaatttatagatgaaaaggCTATTTATTGATTGAGTAATTGAATTGAGTCATTGAGATGATATGATTTAGATATATTCCATATGTTGATTTTCTAGGTAGTGTTAAAATTACTTGAATTGTGTGTGGAAGTGAATGTTTTGCTGTGTCATTACCAGCTCCTCAGGGAGCATTCGTGGtgtgcattttttttgttgtgagAGAACCTTAGTTTTAAGCTGCATACTTGATGTTAATGGGGATTTGATTGGTATCTTTATGACTTTTTTAGAAATGTGATTTGTGCTTCTTGTCTTGCCTATAAGTTTTTCTGCGAATGGCTGACAACGATGCTCTTCCCTCTAACGAGAGTAATGCATCTTCGGAGAAGGAAATTGAAATGTCAATTGATGCACTGGCAAGTACGGTTCAAGAATCTTTCTCACTTTCAAAGAAGCATAAGTTCTGGGAGACCCAACCGGTTGGCCAGTTCAACGATCTTGGAGGTACGAGCCTGCCTGAAGGCCCGATTCAACAACCAACAACACTTTCTGAAGTCAAGCAAGAGCCATATAATCTTCCAGCTGCCTATGAATTGGTTACATGCGATCTGGATTCTGACGAGGTGTGCAGTGAGGTTTATACTTTATTGACCAATCACTATATTGAGGATATTGAAAGCGTGTTTAGACTGAATTACTCAAAAGAGTTTCTTAGATGGGCACTCTGTCCTCCTGGTTATTTCCGGAGCTGGCACATTGGGCTAAGGGTTAAAACTTCGAAAAAACTGGTTGCATTCATTAGTGGGATCCCTGCTAAAATTCGTATACGTGATGCTGTAGTGCTGCTTGCAGAGGTCAATTTTCTGTGTGTTCACAAGAAGCTCCGATCTAGAAGACTTACTCCGGTCATGATTAAGGAAATTAGTCGCAGGGTTCGTATGGAGAATATATGGCAAGCTGCTTTTACTGCTGCCAATGTTCTTCCAACACCAATAGCCACTACTATGTTCTGGCACAGGACATTGAATCCACAGAAGCTAATCGATGTTGGGTTTGATCGACTTGAAGCTTGGATCACCATGGCCCAGTATATCAACTTTTACAAGCTACCAGAGGATACAACGACCCCTGGCTTCAGAAAGATGGAACCCCACGACGTTCCTGCTGTCACTCGTTTGCTTAGGAATTACTTGAAACAGTTTGTCGTGGCACCAGATTTTGATGAGAATGAAGTCGAGCACTGGCTGCTTCCCAAGGAAGATGTCATGGATACTTATGTGGTCGAAAGCCTGGAAAGTCACGAAATCACGGATTTCTGCAGTTTTTACACTCTTTCTAGTTCTATATTTGGTAGTCAGAACCATTCAGTTCTCAAGGCGGCGTATTCCTATTACAACGTATCCACCAAGACTCCCTTGCTTCAATTGATGAGTGATGCTCTCGTTGTTGCCAAGAATAAGGATTTCGATGTTTTCAATGTGTTGGATA
This window contains:
- the LOC125204584 gene encoding glycylpeptide N-tetradecanoyltransferase 1-like encodes the protein MADNDALPSNESNASSEKEIEMSIDALASTVQESFSLSKKHKFWETQPVGQFNDLGGTSLPEGPIQQPTTLSEVKQEPYNLPAAYELVTCDLDSDEVCSEVYTLLTNHYIEDIESVFRLNYSKEFLRWALCPPGYFRSWHIGLRVKTSKKLVAFISGIPAKIRIRDAVVLLAEVNFLCVHKKLRSRRLTPVMIKEISRRVRMENIWQAAFTAANVLPTPIATTMFWHRTLNPQKLIDVGFDRLEAWITMAQYINFYKLPEDTTTPGFRKMEPHDVPAVTRLLRNYLKQFVVAPDFDENEVEHWLLPKEDVMDTYVVESLESHEITDFCSFYTLSSSIFGSQNHSVLKAAYSYYNVSTKTPLLQLMSDALVVAKNKDFDVFNVLDIMLNGTFFRELKFNPGDVKLHYYLYNYRLKHVLRPSELGLAPL